From one Triticum urartu cultivar G1812 chromosome 3, Tu2.1, whole genome shotgun sequence genomic stretch:
- the LOC125548610 gene encoding mating-type protein A-alpha Z4-like, with amino-acid sequence MYSTPNGAQEPTEEGEASGGESGDDQGEWESDGEGEGDDDVDSSEEEEEEVEPPRPERRSKLTHDPARERGKVTAPVGQSSKCPRTSSPTPTEKAPKHPRATPSKLPKALPKRKMTVPTISGAATSELSAKDGDQEMEDAVTSNPAPPHVINLPDDDDVPLRVRRNRRASTGETPQSTPAPEAVAQDGGETTRASMTFAIPLTSVRPSTSTADPPSLFAAYPVPEDQVAVAKEAIRQAGIMVEQVKVAREASQAAYDASSALQSNVQKSCELVAC; translated from the exons ctcgacgcccaacggggcacaggagccaactgaggaaggggaggcgagcggaggtgagagtggagacgatcaaggcgagtgggagtccgatggcgaaggagagggagacgacgacgtcgactccagcgaagaggaggaggaggaggtcgaacCCCCCCGTCcagagaggcgatccaagcttacacacgatccagcgcgggaacgtggtaaggtgactgctcctgttgggcagtcgtcgaaatgccctcggacctcttctcctacgccgaccgaaaaggctcccaagcacccacgcgcgacGCCATCCAAGctgcccaaggctctgcccaagaggAAGATGACTGTCCCCACCATCTCTGG tgctgctacttctgagctctccgccaaggacggcgatcaagagatggaggatgctgttacctccaaccctg ctcctcctcatgttatcaacctcccggatgacgacgacgTGCCGCTGAGGGTGAGAAGGAACAGGAGAGCGTCAACTGGCGAGACCCCACAATCcactccggcgcctgaggccgtaGCTCAAGACGGTGGTGAAACCACTCGGGCTTCTATGACTTTTGCCATTCCTCTGACGAGTGTGCGGCCCTCgacgtcgactgcggatccgccttcgctttttgccgcgtaccccgtccctgaggaccaagtaGCTGTCgcaaaagaggctatacgccaggcggggatcatggtGGAACAAGTGaaagtggctcgggaggccagccaagcagcttatgacgcgagttcggctcttcagagtaacgtccag aaatcctgcgaacttgtAGCTTGCTAA